A DNA window from Phragmites australis chromosome 11, lpPhrAust1.1, whole genome shotgun sequence contains the following coding sequences:
- the LOC133883982 gene encoding uncharacterized protein LOC133883982, whose product MMEDQGIWEVVEPAVGEAVDEKKDKKARSHLFQALSEDLLMQVARKKTAKEIWDCLKTREMLDDATLVKKLFDTVSNRFLSVITGIEQFYDLDKMPFEEAAEWQARQKKDGGKSSSSNKGKSHLAADSSNRDQGGRGRGRGRSRGGRGEMSRNDKENGSGSDRRNKSHIKCFNCHKMGHYANECKAPKKKEEETHLTRADDTEPALLLVVLEEPAQEQ is encoded by the exons ATGATGGAAGATCAAGGCATCTGGGAGGTAGTCGAGCCAGCAGTTGGTGAGGCCGTTGACGAGAAGAAGGATAAGAAGGCAAGGTCGCATCTCTTCCAAGCGCTCTCGGAGGATCTCCTGATGCaggtggcaaggaagaaaactgCAAAGGAGATCTGGGAttgtctcaagacaag GGAGATGCTCGACGACGCTACATTGGTCAAAAAGCTATTCGACACGGTGTCGAATCGATTCCTGAGTGTGATCACCGGGATCGAGCAGTTCTACGACCTCGACAAGATGCCGTTCGAGGAAGCC GCCGAGTGGCAGGCGCGACAGAAGAAGGATGGTGGAAAATCGtcatcaagcaacaagggcAAATCCCACCTTGCTGCAGATAGTAGCAACCGCGACCAGGGTGGTCGTGGACGCGGCAGAGGCCGTAGTAGAGGTGGTCGTGGCGAGATGTCACGCAATGACAAGGAGAACGGCTCGGGCAGTGATCGccgcaacaagagccacatcaaATGCTTCAACTGCcacaagatggggcactacGCGAACGAGTGCAAggcaccaaagaagaaggaagaagagacaCATCTCACTCGTGCTGACGACACTGAGCCGGCCCTACTACTCGTGGTGTTAGAagagccagcacaagaacagtAG
- the LOC133885748 gene encoding aquaporin NIP1-3-like, translating to MAGVELANGLHESTVSLEEGRGGDQARCESTEQDGAVNCPMFSVQFMQKILAEIFGTYFLIFAGCAAVAVNLRTGGTVTFPGICVVWGLAVMVMVYSVGHISGAHLNPAVSIAFATCGRFPWKQVPAYAAAQMMGSTAASLTLRLLFGNAREHFFGTVPAGSDVQSLVIEFIISFNLMFVVSGVATDNRAIGELAGLAVGATVLLNVLFAGPISGASMNPARTLGPAIVVGRYTGIWVYLAGPIGGTVAGAWSYNLIRFTDKPLREITRTSSFLRSARRN from the exons atggCAGGAGTAGAGCTTGCAAACGGCCTGCACGAAAGCACTGTATCACTGGAGGAAGGCAGAGGAGGAGATCAAGCAAGGTGTGAGAGTACAGAGCAAGATGGAGCCGTCAACTGCCCCATGTTCTCTGTCCAGTTCATGCAGAAG ATCCTGGCGGAGATCTTCGGGACCTACTTTCTCATCTTCGCCGGTtgcgcggcggtggcggtgaacCTACGAACGGGCGGCACGGTGACGTTCCCTGGCATCTGCGTCGTCTGGGGCCTCGCCGTCATGGTGATGGTCTACTCCGTCGGCCACATCTCCGGCGCGCACCTCAACCCCGCCGTCTCCATCGCCTTCGCCACCTGCGGCCGCTTCCCCTGGAAGCAG GTGCCGGCGTACGCGGCGGCGCAGATGATGGGGTCGACGGCGGCGAGCCTGACGCTGCGGCTGCTGTTCGGGAACGCGCGGGAGCACTTCTTCGGGACGGTGCCGGCGGGGTCGGACGTGCAGTCGCTGGTGATCGAGTTCATCATCTCCTTCAACCTCATGTTCGTCGTGTCAGGCGTCGCCACGGACAACAGAGCC ATTGGTGAACTCGCTGGCCTTGCAGTTGGAGCCACCGTCCTGCTAAACGTCCTCTTTGCCGG GCCTATATCAGGGGCGTCCATGAACCCGGCGAGGACCCTAGGCCCGGCGATCGTCGTCGGCCGCTACACCGGCATCTGGGTGTACTTAGCCGGCCCGATCGGCGGCACAGTGGCCGGCGCGTGGTCCTACAATCTCATCCGGTTCACGGACAAGCCGCTGCGAGAGATCACCAGGACCTCGTCCTTCTTGAGAAGTGCAAGGAGGAACTAG